DNA sequence from the Cellulophaga sp. HaHaR_3_176 genome:
TTAAGCGTACTATACCTAGCTATGCCGCCATCTTAGTAAAACATTTAACCAATAAAGAAACGGGCTTACAGCTTTATGATGATTTAGACCTAGAAATAGATCACCACAAGCACAGGCCTAACCAAGTGGCAAAAATGATATATCAGCGCGTGTATGATTTGTATGAGCAAAAAGTAATTACGGGAGACCAACTTATTGTATTAAATAGCGAAGTACAATCGTTTACAGATATTTGTGGCGCATGTGAGCGTATTAAAAACACCCCTATCCCGTATTCGTACAGTGCATTTATTAAAAAGTTTATCTTTTTCTATGTGATGACCTTACCTTTTGGTTATGTATTTAGTTTAGGATATTACGCCATTCCGGTGGTTATTTTTGTATTTTATGTATTAGCAAGTTTAGAATTAATTGCCGAAGAAATTGAAGATCCATTTGGATTTGACCCCAATGATTTACCGATTAAAAAAATAGCGGAGAATATAGAGAAACACGTCGGTGAGGTGCTTTAAAGAGCTTATGCCTCATTTAGCATTTTTATAAACTTGTTTTTAATGATGCCGTCATAT
Encoded proteins:
- a CDS encoding bestrophin family protein, with translation MVQYNPKDWITFIFRFHKSDTFRKLIPMMIFIGVYTYGVGYLELEYWQLSDKNHLSNITVMHSMLGFVISLLLVFRTNTAYDRWWEGRKLWGALVNNSRNLALKLSVILKSEQDRFYFKRTIPSYAAILVKHLTNKETGLQLYDDLDLEIDHHKHRPNQVAKMIYQRVYDLYEQKVITGDQLIVLNSEVQSFTDICGACERIKNTPIPYSYSAFIKKFIFFYVMTLPFGYVFSLGYYAIPVVIFVFYVLASLELIAEEIEDPFGFDPNDLPIKKIAENIEKHVGEVL